In Aliamphritea ceti, a single window of DNA contains:
- the folP gene encoding dihydropteroate synthase: MSNLSQFQFASRQLDLTRPQVMGIVNVTPDSFSDGGTLYASEKLSVQRAIERAQQMVEQGAAFIDIGGESTRPGATPVGLQEEMNRVLPVVERLNREVDAIISVDTSSPEVIREAASLGAGLINDVRALGKAGALEAAVASGLPVCLMHMQGSPATMQDAPAYADVIDEVEAFLSARIAACEVAGISRQKIILDPGFGFGKTLEHNLRLLNKLEQLHRLDCPLLLGTSRKSMIDHVLHKPVDQRLSGGLATVALGVTKGAAIFRVHDVQETTDVVRMCEAVMLERKPD, translated from the coding sequence ATGAGTAATTTGAGTCAGTTTCAGTTTGCTTCCCGTCAGTTGGATTTAACGCGGCCTCAGGTGATGGGAATTGTGAATGTAACGCCGGATTCGTTTTCTGATGGCGGTACTTTGTATGCCTCAGAAAAGCTGTCGGTTCAGCGAGCGATTGAACGTGCTCAGCAGATGGTTGAGCAGGGAGCTGCTTTTATTGATATTGGTGGTGAGTCCACGCGGCCAGGTGCTACACCGGTCGGTTTGCAGGAAGAAATGAACCGTGTGCTGCCGGTTGTTGAGCGTTTGAACCGTGAGGTTGATGCGATAATTTCAGTTGATACCAGTTCGCCGGAGGTTATTCGTGAAGCTGCATCGCTTGGCGCTGGATTAATTAATGATGTGCGGGCTCTGGGAAAGGCGGGAGCGTTAGAGGCGGCGGTAGCAAGTGGTTTACCTGTTTGTTTGATGCATATGCAGGGTAGTCCGGCAACGATGCAGGATGCACCAGCGTATGCGGATGTGATCGATGAAGTAGAAGCATTTCTGAGCGCCCGTATAGCAGCTTGTGAGGTGGCGGGAATAAGTCGGCAGAAAATTATTCTTGATCCAGGGTTTGGTTTTGGTAAGACTTTGGAGCATAACTTAAGGTTGCTGAACAAGCTGGAGCAACTACATCGCCTTGATTGCCCATTATTACTGGGTACTTCGCGTAAAAGTATGATTGATCATGTGCTGCATAAGCCGGTCGATCAGCGGTTATCTGGCGGTTTGGCAACAGTGGCCTTAGGTGTCACGAAAGGAGCCGCGATCTTCCGTGTACATGATGTGCAGGAAACAACAGATGTTGTGCGTATGTGTGAAGCTGTGATGTTAGAGCGCAAGCCAGATTAA